One segment of Desulfosudis oleivorans Hxd3 DNA contains the following:
- a CDS encoding NUDIX hydrolase — MPATAVVVADKDTGILLVKRSVEPRKGEWALPGGFVELSEAPDQAALRELAEETGISGTIDTLLGVETNNSATYGTVLIVGYLVIDYAGVPCAGDDAEEAAFFPPGVMPPIAFNSHAAFIDRVIDRFFPSFSISKAKQPL, encoded by the coding sequence GTGCCTGCCACGGCCGTGGTGGTGGCCGATAAAGACACGGGCATTCTGCTGGTCAAGCGAAGCGTGGAACCCCGCAAGGGTGAATGGGCACTGCCCGGCGGGTTCGTTGAACTGTCAGAAGCGCCGGATCAGGCCGCCCTGCGGGAACTGGCAGAGGAGACCGGCATCTCCGGCACCATTGATACCCTTCTGGGGGTGGAAACCAACAACAGCGCCACCTATGGCACGGTGCTGATCGTGGGTTACCTTGTCATCGACTACGCCGGCGTTCCGTGTGCCGGAGATGATGCCGAAGAAGCCGCTTTTTTCCCACCGGGCGTCATGCCGCCCATTGCCTTTAACAGCCACGCCGCCTTTATTGACCGGGTCATTGACCGGTTCTTTCCTTCTTTTTCCATTTCTAAGGCAAAACAACCTCTTTAA